One window of Acidobacteriota bacterium genomic DNA carries:
- a CDS encoding type IV secretion system DNA-binding domain-containing protein encodes MEERGQRLGRVAGDYAALARPERRETVIVTGTNADRREINERVRLNLKARGELEGDREYRTSQGAREFAPGDRVIFLKNDRELGVKNGQVATVRVVGEERMTVQAGRRLLTVDLGRYDHLDHGYALTVHKAQGITADRALVHLDTRQGGVNSRNAFYVDISRARHAVTLYTDDGARVADVKMWVKMGVLALLVCLVIQVTLVALVARSAYREQFTFQVRPGLTKALPFSVLWKYYLPSFVLFGRESRVTPHAEVRGFFPGKTTVPVSEYRQGLDRYLGRRIAAFEATFVSVFRWSFFNEIRSDADFDVYAKIVFTPPKEAVADPFWLNAAKDVFVAGLRFLHLSGKRANADIWDFFCQDLPDITHQLQALPLHHRMALKHIDTQNKGPGASVISVLTEKISFFRYLSGLDGTFSFRDFITSSRGRNLFLLNIKNYASIFRPLMTFAFDVMIRETLSLPDTDRKENRRIWFCIDEIGSLDQISVLFDLLTVARSKGGCLLVANQDLGRIEDIYGRANRRTFYNNFNTNFILRLNDPDTADFLSQSIGEREVIKVMGSRQMSPRESGDRKSFTDQDKTEKLILPSEFINQPDFHCVVKVSGHGISEGVIPRTFYDPVAPHFLDRYAGQPLEEAILPEGSRDTIGERGETAPAGPMTENPSLPEHTEKNGVIEF; translated from the coding sequence GTGGAGGAGCGCGGGCAGCGGCTCGGCCGCGTCGCGGGCGACTATGCCGCGCTCGCCCGCCCGGAGCGCCGGGAGACGGTGATCGTCACGGGGACCAACGCGGACCGGCGGGAGATCAACGAGCGGGTGAGGTTAAACCTCAAGGCCCGGGGCGAGCTGGAAGGCGACCGAGAGTACCGGACCTCCCAGGGCGCCCGGGAGTTCGCGCCGGGGGACCGGGTGATCTTCCTGAAGAACGACCGGGAGCTGGGGGTGAAGAACGGGCAGGTGGCAACCGTCCGCGTGGTGGGGGAAGAGCGGATGACCGTCCAGGCGGGGCGCCGGCTGCTGACGGTGGACCTGGGCCGCTACGACCACCTGGATCATGGCTACGCCCTGACGGTGCACAAGGCACAGGGGATTACCGCCGACCGGGCGCTGGTGCACCTGGACACCCGCCAAGGCGGGGTGAACAGCCGCAACGCCTTCTACGTGGACATCTCCCGGGCCCGTCACGCGGTGACCCTCTACACGGACGACGGCGCGAGGGTGGCCGACGTCAAGATGTGGGTCAAGATGGGGGTGCTCGCCCTGCTGGTCTGCCTCGTGATCCAGGTGACCCTCGTGGCGCTGGTCGCCCGCAGTGCCTACCGGGAGCAATTCACCTTCCAGGTTCGGCCGGGGTTGACCAAAGCGCTCCCCTTCAGCGTGCTCTGGAAATACTACCTGCCGTCCTTCGTCCTCTTCGGGCGGGAGTCCCGGGTCACACCCCACGCCGAAGTGAGGGGGTTCTTCCCGGGGAAGACCACCGTTCCCGTTTCGGAGTACCGTCAGGGCCTGGACCGTTACCTGGGAAGAAGGATAGCGGCGTTCGAGGCAACCTTCGTTTCCGTTTTCCGGTGGTCCTTCTTCAACGAGATCCGCTCCGACGCCGACTTCGACGTGTACGCCAAGATCGTCTTCACCCCGCCCAAGGAGGCGGTGGCCGACCCCTTCTGGCTCAACGCCGCCAAGGACGTCTTCGTCGCCGGGCTTCGCTTCCTCCACCTCTCCGGCAAACGCGCCAACGCCGACATCTGGGACTTCTTCTGCCAGGACCTGCCGGACATCACGCACCAGCTCCAGGCGCTCCCGCTCCACCACCGCATGGCCCTCAAGCACATCGACACCCAGAACAAGGGGCCCGGGGCCTCGGTGATCTCCGTGCTCACCGAGAAGATCTCCTTCTTCCGCTACCTCTCGGGCCTGGACGGGACCTTCTCCTTCAGAGACTTCATCACGTCCTCCCGGGGTCGGAACCTTTTCCTCCTCAATATCAAGAATTACGCCTCGATCTTCCGGCCCCTGATGACCTTCGCCTTCGACGTCATGATCCGCGAGACCCTCTCCCTGCCCGACACCGACCGGAAAGAAAACCGCCGGATATGGTTCTGCATCGACGAGATCGGGAGCCTGGACCAGATCTCCGTGCTGTTCGACCTGCTGACGGTGGCCCGTTCCAAGGGCGGGTGCCTCCTGGTGGCCAACCAGGACCTGGGGCGCATCGAGGACATCTACGGCCGGGCCAACCGGCGGACCTTCTACAACAACTTCAACACGAACTTCATCCTGCGGCTGAACGACCCCGACACCGCGGATTTCCTGAGCCAGAGCATCGGGGAACGGGAGGTGATCAAGGTGATGGGGTCCCGGCAGATGAGCCCCCGGGAGTCGGGGGACCGGAAGTCCTTCACGGACCAGGACAAGACCGAGAAGCTCATCCTGCCGTCGGAGTTCATCAACCAGCCGGACTTCCACTGCGTCGTCAAGGTCTCCGGCCACGGGATCTCCGAGGGCGTCATCCCCCGGACCTTCTATGACCCCGTCGCCCCCCACTTCCTGGACCGCTATGCGGGGCAGCCCCTGGAAGAGGCGATTTTACCGGAGGGATCCAGGGATACAATCGGCGAGAGAGGCGAAACCGCGCCGGCAGGGCCGATGACGGAGAACCCATCCCTTCCGGAGCACACAGAGAAAAATGGTGTTATCGAGTTTTGA
- a CDS encoding nucleotidyl transferase AbiEii/AbiGii toxin family protein — protein sequence MNRAKAKSEEFELTLTRFAAERLLYRLGASAARDRCLLKGASLLAVWLPDPYRATRDVDVLASGTTDDESIRSLVAEICAVHCSEDGLRFDLSELVVETIRPEEEYSGKRARFRAFLGKARIAVQLDIGVGDAVVIDPEEITYPTMLASLPAPRLLAYPRELTVAEKFETMVKLDTRNSRMKDFHDIWALAGAFTFAGPALQRAVAACFSRRETAWTDEAPRVLTPAFYQMIETATRWRNYRAASAVLVPPPARFDEIGERIIRFLGPVRDAILEGELLEKVWPCGGPWNLRVVAGESLP from the coding sequence TTGAACCGAGCGAAAGCGAAAAGCGAAGAGTTCGAGCTCACGCTTACCCGCTTCGCCGCCGAGCGCCTGCTCTACCGCCTCGGCGCCTCCGCAGCTCGGGATCGCTGCCTCCTGAAGGGGGCAAGCCTGCTAGCCGTCTGGCTCCCCGATCCCTATCGCGCCACCCGGGACGTGGATGTTCTCGCCTCAGGCACCACAGACGACGAGTCTATCCGGTCCCTCGTCGCAGAGATCTGCGCCGTGCATTGTTCCGAGGATGGTCTGCGCTTCGATCTTTCCGAACTGGTCGTCGAGACGATCCGACCGGAGGAAGAGTACTCCGGCAAACGGGCTCGTTTCCGCGCATTCCTCGGCAAGGCGCGCATCGCGGTACAACTGGACATCGGCGTCGGTGATGCCGTGGTAATCGACCCGGAGGAGATCACGTATCCGACAATGCTGGCATCGCTGCCTGCTCCCCGGTTACTGGCCTATCCACGCGAGTTGACGGTGGCGGAGAAGTTCGAGACAATGGTCAAACTCGACACCCGGAATAGCCGGATGAAGGATTTCCACGATATCTGGGCGCTTGCCGGTGCATTCACGTTCGCCGGGCCGGCACTGCAACGCGCAGTGGCCGCCTGCTTTTCGCGCCGAGAGACGGCCTGGACGGACGAAGCGCCTCGCGTCCTCACTCCGGCCTTCTACCAGATGATCGAAACCGCGACACGCTGGCGTAACTACCGTGCGGCCAGCGCAGTGCTTGTGCCGCCGCCCGCGCGGTTCGATGAAATCGGTGAACGCATCATTCGGTTCCTCGGTCCAGTCAGAGACGCTATTTTAGAAGGCGAATTACTAGAGAAAGTTTGGCCTTGCGGAGGTCCTTGGAACCTGCGGGTGGTGGCCGGGGAGTCCTTGCCGTAA
- a CDS encoding type IV toxin-antitoxin system AbiEi family antitoxin domain-containing protein → MTHIVGMSCENADKTHRNKRTKPLDLLCAAGMTGFFRAGQLEAAGLTRNHLPALLRSGLVERVSRGIYRLSDSEPTENYSLAMACTRVPNSIVCLLSALRVHGIGTQVPAEVWLAIPHKARRPCLRELRLRIVRFSGPAWTFGIQKTEFEGVPSRITSPARTIADCFRFERLVGPEAAMEAFLDALRRRKVTVAELSHAAEVLPSRRLNAALDVGVI, encoded by the coding sequence ATGACGCATATTGTCGGCATGTCATGTGAGAATGCCGACAAAACGCATCGAAATAAACGGACCAAACCCCTCGACCTTCTGTGCGCCGCCGGAATGACTGGGTTCTTCCGCGCCGGCCAGCTCGAGGCGGCTGGTTTGACACGCAATCATCTCCCGGCCCTTCTTCGCTCCGGATTGGTCGAACGCGTGTCCCGGGGCATTTACCGGCTTAGCGATTCTGAGCCGACAGAGAACTATTCCCTCGCCATGGCCTGCACACGTGTACCGAACAGCATCGTCTGCCTGCTCTCGGCGCTGCGCGTCCATGGCATCGGGACCCAGGTGCCGGCCGAGGTCTGGCTCGCCATTCCGCACAAGGCCCGCCGGCCGTGTCTGAGGGAACTCCGACTGCGCATCGTACGGTTCAGCGGTCCGGCATGGACTTTCGGGATACAGAAGACGGAGTTCGAGGGCGTGCCATCGCGCATCACCTCGCCCGCTCGCACCATCGCCGACTGCTTCCGCTTCGAGCGACTCGTAGGGCCCGAAGCCGCGATGGAGGCATTCCTGGATGCGCTGCGCCGGCGCAAGGTGACGGTTGCGGAGCTGTCGCACGCGGCGGAGGTCCTGCCGTCGCGTCGCCTGAACGCAGCACTGGACGTGGGTGTGATATGA